Genomic segment of Cronobacter dublinensis subsp. dublinensis LMG 23823:
TACGCATTATGCCGTCTCCATTGAGGTTAACCGGGAAAGATAAAACGCCGCCAGAGCCAGATCCTCCGGGCGGGTGACTTTGATATTGTCCGAGCGCCCGGCGACCAGCTCCGGGTGGAAGCCGCAATATTCGAGCGCGGAGGCTTCGTCGGTGATGGTCGCGCCCTCCGCGAGCGCACGCGTCAGGCAGTCGCGCAGCAGTTCCAGCGGAAAGAGCTGCGGCGTGAGCGCGTGCCAGAGGTTTTCGCGATCGACCGTGTGTGCGATGGCCGGTTTACCCGGCTCCGCGCGCTTCATGGTGTCGCAGGCGGGCGCGGCGAGAATGCCGCCCACCCGGCTGGTGTCGGTGAGCGCCAGCAGTCGCGCCAGATCCTGGGCGTCAAGGCACGGGCGCGCGGCGTCATGCACCAGCGCCCAGCGCGCGTCGCCTGCCGCCTGAAGGCCTGCCAGCACGGAATCGGCGCGCTGCGCGCCGCCGCGCACCATCTGAACGTCAGGGTGCGACGCCAGCGGCAGTTGGGCGAAAGCGGTGTCGGCGGGGCTGATGGCGATAATCACCCGGCTGATGCGCGGATGCAGCAACAGCGGCGCGACCGCGTGTTCGAGAATCGTTTTGTTCCCGATGGTGAGGTATTGTTTTGGACATTCCGTCTGCATACGGCTGCCGATTCCGGCCGCCGGCACCACGGCAATCACGTCCGCAAAGGAGGGCGCCATGTGTAAAACCCGCTTGTGGTTATCGATTATTTTGCGCAGACCCACCGGCGCGTTTGGCCGCGTCCGGCACCAGGCGATAGAAGGTTTCGCCAGGTTTCGTCATGCTTAATTCGTTGCGCGCGCGCTCTTCGATAGCTTCCTGACCGCCGTTGAGATCGTCTATCTCGGCGAAAAGCTGATCGTTACGCGCTTTGAGTTTGGCGTTGGTGGCCTGCTGTACCGCCACGTCGTCGGCTACGCGGGAATAGTCATGGATGCCGTTTTTTCCAAACCACAGCGAATACTGTAGCCAGACCAGCAAAGCCAGCAATAGCAGCGTTAGTTTACCCATTCTGCCCCCTGAAATACGGCTTCATCATCCCATAACTTCCCGCCGGACTCTACCCGGCTTGCTACGACGTGCAGGTTAAGAAATTAAACAGCGGCAGAATGTACCACAGAAAGCGCGCCGATGCGCACGCGCCTGTTGAGAGAGCGTGAAAATCGCGACGCGTTAGCTCACCAGCCAGAAAAAGAGCAGCCCGAACATCAGCCCCACGCTTATCAACGTCGCGAGACTGCTATAAACCAGCTTACGCTCCAGCAGCGAGAAAACCGCCACGCCCACCACCACTGCCACCGGCATCAGCGCCAGAAAAAACGGCCAGGTGTAGAGCAGAAAAAAGAGCGTGTTGGAGCCGTAGAGAAGAAAGGGAACGCCAAGAGCCAGCAGCCACGAGATAAATCCCACCACGGCGCCAGGCCAGGCCCAGGTGGTTTCTTCGACGGCAGGCGCGGTATCCGCCTGGGTGACAATCATGTTCGTGGTATTACGCATAGCTTATCCTGTGACGTGACAGGCCGGGAAAAGCACTCCCGGCGCGGTCTCAGGATTTGATGATATCTTCGCGACGCAGCAGGTCTAACAATTGCGCAATCAAATTTGTTACCAATTGTTGGCCGTCGAGATGAATTTCCGGGGTCTGCGGCGCTTCGTACACGGCGTCGATGCCGGTAAAATTGCGCAGCTCGCCCGCGCGAGCTTTTTTATAAAGCCCTTTTGGATCGCGCGCCTCGCAGACCTCAAGCGGCGTATCCACGAATACCTCGATAAACCGCCCCGCCCCTAACTGCTCGCGCACCATCTGACGCTCGGCGCGGTGCGGCGAAATAAACGCGGTCAGCACGACAAGCCCCGCGTCCACCATCAGTTTCGCCACTTCGCCGACGCGGCGGATGTTCTCTTTGCGATCGTCGTCGCTAAAGCCTAAATCGCTGCACAGGCCGTGGCGCACGTTGTCGCCGTCCAGCAGGTACGTGCTCACGCCAAGCTGATGCAGCGCCTCTTCCAGCGCCCCCGCGACGGTGGATTTCCCGGAGCCCGAGAGCCCCGTAAACCACAGCACCGCGCCGCGGTGACCGTGGAGCTGCTCGCGCTGCGCCGCGGTCACCGGATGGGCGTGCCAGACGACGTTTTCGTCATGCTGCGCCATTATTTGCCTCCCAGCAGATCGCGCGCGCCCCAGTGCGGGAAGTGGCGGCGAATCAGCTGATTCAGCTCCAGCTCAAAAGCGCTGTACGCGGAAGGTTCCTGATACACATCCTGTTGCGGTTCGCGCACCATGCCCGCGCCCACCGTCACGTTGGAGAGGCGATCAATGAAAATCAGGCCGCCGGTGACCGGGTTCTCCTGATATTTATCGAGGTTCAGCGGCTCGTCGAAGGTGAGATCCACAAGGCCGATGCCGTTCAGCGGCAGGGTTTCCACCACGCGCTGGGTCAGGTTGTTGATATCGACCTGATACTGAATGTTATCCACGCGCGCGCGGGTTTTCTTACCGGCGATTTTGATGTCGTAGCTCTGCCCGGGCACTAGCGGCTGCTCGGCCATCCAGACCACATCCACCGCCGCGCTCTGCACCGCGGCGACGTTTTGCGACGCGTCCACCAGCAGGTCGCCGCGGCTGATGTCGATTTCATCTTTCAGTACCAGCGTGACGGCTTCGCCCGCGCCCGCTTCCTGCAAGTCGCCGTCAAAGGTCACGATACGCGCCACGCTCGACTCTACGCCGGACGGCAGCGCTTTAACGCGCTGGCCAACTTTCACCACGCCGCCCGCGACGGTGCCTGCATAACCGCGAAAATCGAGATTCGGGCGGTTGACGTACTGCACCGGGAAGCGCAGCGGCTGTTCGTCCACCACGCGCTGAATGTCAATCGTCTCCAGCACTTCCAGCAGCGTCGGCCCGGTGTACCAGGCCATATTCAGGCTCTGCACCGCCACGTTGTCGCCTTCCAGCGCCGAGAGCGGCACAAAACGGATATCGAGCGAGCCCGGCAGCTGTTCGGCAAAACTCAGGTAATCCTGACGAATGCGTTCGAACGTCTCTTCGCTGAAGTCCACCAGGTCCATTTTATTGACCGCCACGACCAGATGCTTGATACCCAGCAGCGTGGAGATAAAGCTGTGGCGGCGGGTCTGGTCGAGCACGCCTTTACGGGCGTCCATCAGCAGAATGGCCAAGTCGCAGGTCGACGCGCCGGTCGCCATATTGCGGGTGTACTGCTCATGCCCTGGGGTGTCGGCGATGATAAATTTGCGCTTTTCAGTGGAGAAATAGCGGTACGCCACGTCAATCGTAATGCCCTGCTCGCGCTCGGCCTGGAGGCCATCGACCAGCAGCGCCAGGTCGAGCTTCTCGCCCTGGGTGCCGTGACGCTTGCTGTCATTGTGCAGCGACGAGAGCTGATCTTCATAAATCTGGCGGGTATCATGCAGCAGGCGGCCAATCAGGGTGCTTTTCCCGTCATCCACGCTGCCGCAGGTCAGAAAGCGCAGCAGGCTTTTATGCTGCTGGGCGTGCAGGTATGCTTCCACGCCGCCTTCTTTGGCGATCTGTTGTGCGATAGTGGTGTTCATGGCGGCTCCTTAGAAATAACCCTGACGTTTTTTAAGCTCCATTGAGCCTGCCTGGTCGCGGTCGATAACGCGCCCCTGGCGCTCGCTGGTGGTGGAAACCAGCATCTCTTCGATGATTTCCGGCAGCGTCTGCGCGCTGGATTCCACCGCGCCGGTCAGCGGCCAGCAGCCCAGCGTTCTGAAGCGCACCATGCGCGGTTTGATCTCTTCGCCCGGCTGCAAATCGATGCGATCGTCATCGATCATCATCAGCATGCCGTCGCGCTCCAGCACCGGGCGCTCGGCGGCGAGATACAGCGGAACGATCTCGATATTTTCCAGATAGATGTACTGCCAGATATCCAGCTCGGTCCAGTTGGAGAGCGGGAATACGCGGATGCTTTCGCCTTTGTTGATCTGGCCGTTGTAGTTATGCCACAGCTCCGGGCGCTGGTTTTTTGGGTCCCAGCGGTGGAAGCGGTCGCGGAAAGAGTAGATACGCTCTTTAGCGCGGGATTTCTCCTCATCGCGGCGCGCGCCGCCGAAGGCCGCGTCAAAACCGTATTTATTGAGCGCCTGCTTCAGCCCTTCGGTTTTCATGATGTCGGTGTGTTTGGCGCTGCCGTGCACGAACGGGTTAATGCCCATCGCCACGCCTTCCGGGTTTTTATGCACCAGCAGCTCGCAGCCATAGGCCTTGGCGGTACGGTCGCGGAATTCGTACATTTCGCGAAACTTCCAGCCGGTATCCACATGCAGCAGCGGGAACGGCAGCGTGCCGGGGTAAAACGCCTTGCGCGCCAGGTGCAGCATCACGCTGGAATCTTTGCCGATGGAGTACATCATTACCGGGTTAGCGAATTCCGCAGCCACTTCACGAATGATATGGATGCTTTCCGCCTCCAGTTGCCGCAGGTGAGTGAGTCGTTTTTGATCCATAACCTTTCCTTAAGCCAGATTCACCACGGAAGAACGAATGGCTTCCGCGTCGGTTGAATGTTGAAACCAGGCGAGCTGCTGATGGAGCTGCACCACTTCGCCGACCACCAGCAGGGCGGGCATCGGCGCGTCTTTCGCAAGAACGCTGAGCGCATCAAGCGTGCCGGTCAGCACGCGCTGGTCGTCGCGCGTGCCGCGGCTTATCACGGCCACCGGCGTTGCGGCGTCGCGCCCGTGGGCGATCAGCTGCTGGCTTATCTCCGCCGCTTTCATGGTGCCCATATAGATAGCGAGCGTCTGACGGCTTTTCGCGAGCAGCGCCCAGTCGAACGGTTCGCTGTCGGGTTTATAGTGACCGGTGACGAAGACCGCGCTCTGGGCGTAATCGCGGTGAGTCAGCGGAATGCCCGCATAGGCGGTCGCGCCGCTGGCGGCCGTGACGCCGGGCACCACCTGAAACGGCACGCCCGCGGCTTTCGCCGCCTCAAGCTCTTCACCGCCGCGCCCGAAGATAAACGGGTCGCCGCCTTTCAGGCGCACCACGGTTTTGCCCTCGCGGGCGAAGTCGATCAGCATCTGGTTGGTTTCATGCTGCGCCACCGCGTGTGCGCCCGCGCGTTTGCCCACACAGATACGTTCGGCGTCGCGGCGCACCAGATCCAGCACGCCGTCACTGACCAGATGGTCATACAGCACGACATCCGCCTGCTGCATCACCTGTAATCCGCGCAGCGTCAGCAGCCCGGCGTCGCCTGGCCCCGCGCCGACCAGAATAATTTCGCCCTGCGCGGGTTGCGGCGCGTCGAGCTCCGCCTCCAGCACCGCTTCGGCGGCGCGGGTATCCCCCGCCGCCATCAGGCTGGCGAAGCGGCCACGAAAGGCTTTTTCCCAGAAGCGACGGCGTCCGTCAGTCGTGGGGATGCGCGCTTTAATACGGTCGCGAAAGCCGCCCGCCACCTCGGCCATCCGCCCGAGGCTTGCCGGCAGCAGAGATTCGATTTTCTCGCGCAGCAGCCGCGCCAGCACCGGCGCGTTGCCGCTGGAGGAGATAGCGACGATAAGCGGCGAGCGGTCGACAATCGACGGAAAAATAAAGGAGCACAGCGGCTGGTCGTCCACCACGTTGACGAGACGCTGGCGGGCGTTCGCTTCGTCGAATACCCGACGGTTGAGCGCCTCGTCGTTGGTCGCCGCAATCACCAGAAACACCGCGTCGAGCTGCGACGGCTCGAAGGTCTGTGCAAGCCAGCGCAGCGCGCCTTCCTGCTCCAGCGCCGCGAGCTCCGGGTGCAGCTTTTTGGCTACCACGCAGACGCAGGCGCCCGCGCGACGCAGGAGCGCGATTTTACGCAGCGCCACTTCGCCGCCGCCGACGACCAGCACGGGGCGCTGTTTCAGTTGAGCAAATAACGGGAGATATTCCACGGCGATACAACTCGCTAACAACAGGGGACCAGAGGGGACTATAGGGGGGAGCTGATAACAGATGAAATTACGAATTGGTATTTATAGTTCCACAAAAGAATAAGGCGTCAGAAATGCTCATATCAAAAAGTGCTTAAGCCGTGAAATTTCGGGCGTTTATCCGCAAATCAAATTGTGTAACCGCCGTCACAGTTTCATACTAAGCGCCACTGACTGGTCGCGCTTTTTTGAGTAAGGACGTTCTATGTTTTCCGCAGTGCGCCGCTGCACACTGAGCCTGGCGCTGAGCGTATGCTTCACCCTGCCCGCTTTCTCGCAACCCATTCACCCCGGCGATATCGCCAGTGAGCAAACCCGCCACATAGCGACGTTATTCCCAGGCCGCATGACCGGTTCGCCCGCCGAGATGCTCGCCGCCGATTATCTGCGCCAGCAGTTTGTGCGCATGGGGTATCAGAGCGATATCCGTGCGTTTCACAGCCGCTATATCTATACGGCCGGGAATCATCGCACCAACTGGCAGAACGTGACCGGCAGCACCGTCATCGCCGCCCATGAGGGCACGGCGCCGCAGCAGATTATTGTGATGGCGCATCTTGATACCTACGCGCCGCTGACCGACGCCGACGTCGATAATAATCTCGGCGGCCTGACGCTACAGGGCGTGGACGATAATGCCGCGGGGATAGGCGTGATGCTGGAGCTCGCGGAGCGCCTTAAAGATGTGCCGACACGCTACGGCGTTCGCTTTATCGCCACCAGCGGCGAAGAGGAAGGCGGCATGGGCGCGGAAAACCTGCTGAAACGCATGAGCGCGCTTGAGAAAAAACAGACGCTGCTGGTGATTAATCTCAGTCATCTGGTGGCGGGCGATAAACTGGCGTTTACCAGCGGCAAAAGCACGCCTGCCGCGGTACGTCAGCTCACGCGCGACAGTGCGCTGAAGCTCGCGCGGCGTTTCGGCATTCCCGTTTCCGCCAGCAGCGTGACGCCTGCGGATAACGACGCCGTGGCGTTTGATAACGCGGGCATTCCGGTGCTGTCGATAATGGCGGTGAACGATCCCGCCCGTCATCGCGGCCGCCACGACGTCGGGCCGGTGGCGCATAATGCGCGTCAGGATAATCTGCAATATCTGGAGCAGACCCTGCCGGGACGCATTGATAAACGCTGTCGCGACGTGATGCGCGTCCTGCTGCCGCTGGTAAAAACGCTGGCGAAAGCCGGAAAGTAAAAAGCGCGCCCTGGGGCGCGCTTTTCATTAGCCTTCGTGCAGGCCGCATTCGCGTTTAAGACCAAAAAAGCGGGTCTCTTCTTCCGCCATGCCCGGCTCCCATTTGCGGGTCGTGTGCGTATCCCCTACCGAGAGATAACCTTCGTCCCACAGCGGGTGGTATTTGAGCCCGTGCTTTTGCAGGTACTGATATACGGTACGGTTGTCCCAGTCGATGATCGGCAGAATTTTAAAGACGCCGCGCTGGATGCCGAGCACCGGCAGGTTAGCGCGGCTGCCGGACTGATCGCGACGCAGGCCGGCAAACCAGGTCTGCGCGTTAAGCGTTTTCAGCGCGCGGTTCATCGGCTCGACTTTGTTGATCTCGTTGTATTTCTCAATACCTTCAACACCCTGCTCCCACAGCTTGCCGTAGCGCGCCTCCTGCCAGGCCGGGCTCTGCTCAGCACGGTAGATGTGCAGGTTCAGGTTGAGCTTTTCCGTTAGCTCGTCGATAAAGCGGTACGTTTCCGGGAAGAGATAGCCGGTATCGGTGAGGATAACCGGGATATCCGGGCGCTGCTGCGTGACCAGATGCAGGCAGACCGCCGCCTGGATGCCGAAGCTTGAGGAGAGCACAAACTCGCCCGGCAGATTTTCGAGCGCCCAGCCGACGCGCGCTTCGGCGCTTAATGCCTCAAGCTGCGCGTTGGTGTCGGCGAGCGCGTCAGCGCGGGCGTCTTTGTCCAGCGCGTTCAGCGCATGGAGATCGAGTACGGACATGTGAACCTCGCTTGCATAAGTGTGATACCGGTACGGCGCCAGGCGAAATGTCGGGTTAGCGATGGCGGGTGCGCTTCGCTTACCCGCCCTAAAAAACCAATCAGCCTTCGCAGGGTGGATAAGCGCAGCCCATCCACCGCTATCAATGCCACGCTAACCGCTTATTCCCAGAAATCCCGCGCCGGGTCGAGCACCGGACGGATAATCCCAGCGCGCACGGTGAAATCGCCAAACCCTTCGCCCGGCTCGCGCCCGGTCGCCCAGCGGCCTACCAGCTCATCAATGATGTCGAGAATTTCCGGCTCGGTGATGTTTTCGCGATACATCCGCGGAATACGCGTGCCGATGCGGTTACCGCCCAGATGCAGGTTGTAACGCCCCGGCGCTTTGCCGACCAGACCCAGCTCCGCCAGCATCGCGCGACCACAGCCGTTCGGGCAGCCGGTCACGCGTAGCACGATGTGCTCGTCCGCCACGCCGTGCTTCGCCATAATGCCGTCCACTTTATCGATAAACTGCGGCAGGAAGCGCTCCGCTTCCGCCATCGCCAGCGGGCAGGTCGGGAACGACACGCACGCCATCGAGTTTTCACGCTGCGGCGTTACGCTTGCCATCAGGCCGTGGGCGCGGGCTATCTGTTCTATCTTCGCTTTATCGCCTTCCGGCACGCCCGCCACGATCAGGTTCTGGTTGGCGGTCAGGCGGAAATCCCCTTTGTGGATCTTCGCAATCTCTCTCAGACCGGTTTTCAGCGGGCGGTCCGGGAAGTCCAGAATGCGGCCATTCTCGATAAACAGCGTCAGATGCCATTTATCATCAATACCTTTCACCCAGCCGATGCGATCGCCGCGACCGGTAAATTCGTAAGGACGAACCGGCTCAAACGTCACG
This window contains:
- the ispD gene encoding 2-C-methyl-D-erythritol 4-phosphate cytidylyltransferase, with amino-acid sequence MAPSFADVIAVVPAAGIGSRMQTECPKQYLTIGNKTILEHAVAPLLLHPRISRVIIAISPADTAFAQLPLASHPDVQMVRGGAQRADSVLAGLQAAGDARWALVHDAARPCLDAQDLARLLALTDTSRVGGILAAPACDTMKRAEPGKPAIAHTVDRENLWHALTPQLFPLELLRDCLTRALAEGATITDEASALEYCGFHPELVAGRSDNIKVTRPEDLALAAFYLSRLTSMETA
- the ftsB gene encoding cell division protein FtsB encodes the protein MGKLTLLLLALLVWLQYSLWFGKNGIHDYSRVADDVAVQQATNAKLKARNDQLFAEIDDLNGGQEAIEERARNELSMTKPGETFYRLVPDAAKRAGGSAQNNR
- a CDS encoding DUF3561 family protein encodes the protein MRNTTNMIVTQADTAPAVEETTWAWPGAVVGFISWLLALGVPFLLYGSNTLFFLLYTWPFFLALMPVAVVVGVAVFSLLERKLVYSSLATLISVGLMFGLLFFWLVS
- the cysC gene encoding adenylyl-sulfate kinase produces the protein MAQHDENVVWHAHPVTAAQREQLHGHRGAVLWFTGLSGSGKSTVAGALEEALHQLGVSTYLLDGDNVRHGLCSDLGFSDDDRKENIRRVGEVAKLMVDAGLVVLTAFISPHRAERQMVREQLGAGRFIEVFVDTPLEVCEARDPKGLYKKARAGELRNFTGIDAVYEAPQTPEIHLDGQQLVTNLIAQLLDLLRREDIIKS
- the cysN gene encoding sulfate adenylyltransferase subunit CysN, which translates into the protein MNTTIAQQIAKEGGVEAYLHAQQHKSLLRFLTCGSVDDGKSTLIGRLLHDTRQIYEDQLSSLHNDSKRHGTQGEKLDLALLVDGLQAEREQGITIDVAYRYFSTEKRKFIIADTPGHEQYTRNMATGASTCDLAILLMDARKGVLDQTRRHSFISTLLGIKHLVVAVNKMDLVDFSEETFERIRQDYLSFAEQLPGSLDIRFVPLSALEGDNVAVQSLNMAWYTGPTLLEVLETIDIQRVVDEQPLRFPVQYVNRPNLDFRGYAGTVAGGVVKVGQRVKALPSGVESSVARIVTFDGDLQEAGAGEAVTLVLKDEIDISRGDLLVDASQNVAAVQSAAVDVVWMAEQPLVPGQSYDIKIAGKKTRARVDNIQYQVDINNLTQRVVETLPLNGIGLVDLTFDEPLNLDKYQENPVTGGLIFIDRLSNVTVGAGMVREPQQDVYQEPSAYSAFELELNQLIRRHFPHWGARDLLGGK
- the cysD gene encoding sulfate adenylyltransferase subunit CysD; protein product: MDQKRLTHLRQLEAESIHIIREVAAEFANPVMMYSIGKDSSVMLHLARKAFYPGTLPFPLLHVDTGWKFREMYEFRDRTAKAYGCELLVHKNPEGVAMGINPFVHGSAKHTDIMKTEGLKQALNKYGFDAAFGGARRDEEKSRAKERIYSFRDRFHRWDPKNQRPELWHNYNGQINKGESIRVFPLSNWTELDIWQYIYLENIEIVPLYLAAERPVLERDGMLMMIDDDRIDLQPGEEIKPRMVRFRTLGCWPLTGAVESSAQTLPEIIEEMLVSTTSERQGRVIDRDQAGSMELKKRQGYF
- the cysG gene encoding siroheme synthase CysG, which encodes MEYLPLFAQLKQRPVLVVGGGEVALRKIALLRRAGACVCVVAKKLHPELAALEQEGALRWLAQTFEPSQLDAVFLVIAATNDEALNRRVFDEANARQRLVNVVDDQPLCSFIFPSIVDRSPLIVAISSSGNAPVLARLLREKIESLLPASLGRMAEVAGGFRDRIKARIPTTDGRRRFWEKAFRGRFASLMAAGDTRAAEAVLEAELDAPQPAQGEIILVGAGPGDAGLLTLRGLQVMQQADVVLYDHLVSDGVLDLVRRDAERICVGKRAGAHAVAQHETNQMLIDFAREGKTVVRLKGGDPFIFGRGGEELEAAKAAGVPFQVVPGVTAASGATAYAGIPLTHRDYAQSAVFVTGHYKPDSEPFDWALLAKSRQTLAIYMGTMKAAEISQQLIAHGRDAATPVAVISRGTRDDQRVLTGTLDALSVLAKDAPMPALLVVGEVVQLHQQLAWFQHSTDAEAIRSSVVNLA
- a CDS encoding aminopeptidase, which codes for MFSAVRRCTLSLALSVCFTLPAFSQPIHPGDIASEQTRHIATLFPGRMTGSPAEMLAADYLRQQFVRMGYQSDIRAFHSRYIYTAGNHRTNWQNVTGSTVIAAHEGTAPQQIIVMAHLDTYAPLTDADVDNNLGGLTLQGVDDNAAGIGVMLELAERLKDVPTRYGVRFIATSGEEEGGMGAENLLKRMSALEKKQTLLVINLSHLVAGDKLAFTSGKSTPAAVRQLTRDSALKLARRFGIPVSASSVTPADNDAVAFDNAGIPVLSIMAVNDPARHRGRHDVGPVAHNARQDNLQYLEQTLPGRIDKRCRDVMRVLLPLVKTLAKAGK
- the cysH gene encoding phosphoadenosine phosphosulfate reductase, whose amino-acid sequence is MSVLDLHALNALDKDARADALADTNAQLEALSAEARVGWALENLPGEFVLSSSFGIQAAVCLHLVTQQRPDIPVILTDTGYLFPETYRFIDELTEKLNLNLHIYRAEQSPAWQEARYGKLWEQGVEGIEKYNEINKVEPMNRALKTLNAQTWFAGLRRDQSGSRANLPVLGIQRGVFKILPIIDWDNRTVYQYLQKHGLKYHPLWDEGYLSVGDTHTTRKWEPGMAEEETRFFGLKRECGLHEG